The stretch of DNA CCTTTGTTCATTCACTCCATTCTTCCTTCAGTCGACCACATGCTTTACTCTGGGCAGAAGAATGAAGCCTGACCCCCACCACCAAGGAGCCCACAGTCAACAGAGGAGAACAGGCACCAGAAGAAACCCACAGCACAGCAGAAGCTGCAAGGAAGGTGTGGAGGGAGCGGGGTGGCAAAGGTGGCACCAGCCCCAGGGAGGCAATGACTACCTGACCAAGCGGCCAGGAAGGCTCCTTTGAAGATGATCCTGGTGGGTCACCTGGAGGGCAGTCTGATGTTGGTTAAGGTGAAGATAGAGAAAAGGCATTCAAAACAGAGGGGACTGCAGGGGCAAGAGCCTGCAGGTGTGGAAGAACATGGCAAGCCCCAGGGCTCCAAGTGGCCTGGTGTGACGGGAGTGGGTGGATGTGTGTGCTGTAGACGTGGCTGCAGGGGGAATGGGAACCTCCCTGGCTTCTCTTAGGTTTTCCCCTGCCCTCATTCAGAATGGACTGCTCCCTCCTCTGACCCCCCAACTCCCTGCTGTGGACTGGGCCTCTATTAAGAATCCCAagagtggccgggcatggtggctcacatcagtaatcccaacactttgggaggccaaggtgggcggatcacttgaggtcaggagttcgagaccagcctggccaacataatgaaaccccatctctacttaaaatacaagaattagctgggcatggtgatgcatgcctgtaataccagcgacttgggagaggctgaggtaggagacttGCTCAaatgtgggaggtgggggttgcactgaccgagattgtgccactgcactccagtctgggtgacagagtgagactccatctggaaaaaaaaaaaaaaaaaagaatcccaagaGCTCCCCTTCTGTGGCACCTTCCCCATGCCAGGTACTATGCTGAGCCCTTCGCAGGTATCATCAGCTCATGCAGGCCTCCCAGAAACCAcatcattttacaggtaagacaAGATCAGGGAGGTTGGGCATTTTGCCCAGAGCCACACAGCTGGAACAGTCAGAGCCAAGATTCCCACCTAGGCTGGCCTGCATCCAGGATCCTGCTGGTGCCCACTGGTGGGGTGAGACAGGTAAGAATCTGCATCTCGTAGAATCGAGGGCAGGGATGGGCTCAGCTTGTTCCCTAGCCTAGGTCACTGTGCAAGGCCTAGCATAAAACGGAACTGCCTGACGTTTGAATAGGGGACGGACAAGCCTCCCGGACCCGCTCACCTGCATTAGGGAGGTTGCAGGGCTCAGCGATCCCTGGGGGCAGGACACAGACTCGCTGGACAGGGATGTCCAGGGTTTCCTCTTCACTGCTCCAGCAGCAGACGAGGAGACAAAAATACCAAGATCAGATTTCAGGGATCCAAAGGGGGTAGAaacttggggtggggggtggcacactggaggctgaggggcTGCCCTTACTGGGGTCTGCGTCTCCACCGAGGCCTTCGCTGCCCATGGAGGCTGGGCGCCGCAACGCCTCGGAGAAGCTGTGGGGCCGCTGTGGGCCGGAGCCGCGGGCAACTCGGCCCTTCTCTTCGGGAGCCTGTTGGGTGACAGTGCGGAGGGGCTGGGACTAGCAGGCACAAGGAGGACAAGAGGCCCAAGGCACAACAGACCAGGACAAATGAACGCCACTGGGCCCCCAGCCTGGTTTTACTTAAGTCCCAGGTAGCAGAAGTGTGAGTCCCAGGCCTTAGGAGTAATTACAGCGGCCCGTGATTGGCTAGAGCTCACCACAGAGGCCGGTTATTGGCTCAGCCTCACCAAAGTGGCTTGTGATTGGCTCCAGAGGACTAACCGGGGACTTGTCCCTGGCGCCGGGCCGCCCGTTGGCAGGGCCCACGTGTACTAGGTGGTTGAAGTTGGTAGGCGGCGAGATGAGCTTGGAGCGCACAAAAGGGTCCTTCAGCATCTCCCTGTGGGCGGAGGTGTAAGTAGTGGGTGGCGAAGCTCCACCCTCCCTTCGACCCGTCCACAAGCGGAGGCGGCCCCACCCAGCCTCAGCCCCCGCGTCGTGCACGCGCACCTgcgctgctgcttctgctgctccTCCGACACGCGGAAAAAGAAGCGGCGCTTGCTCTTGGTGCGGAACAGCTGGCGCCGGCTGTTGTCGGTGAGGTCCGGGATGTCGAACTCGTCCTTCTCTGTGGGAGAAGTGGAGAGCTGGGCTGTGCTCACACATTCCCGGGGCCCAGTCAGCTGGCATTCAGGGCCACACAGCCACACGTGCGCACTGGGGAACGCACACACCCGTACACACGCACTCCCTCACCTGCCAGCTGGTTCCTGAGGTAGGTCAGGCGGACCTTCTCGGTGCCGTAGAGGAACAGGGAGCCCTCTGGATTGAGGGGCCGCACCTGAGGCAGCAGGCACAGCGGTCAGGCCACGCCTCCACCCCCGGCGCTACCCCAGGGCTCTGGCGGACCCTCACCTTCTTGAGCGGCACGGTCTGCACCCATTCTGCCCTCCTCACGTCAAACACATCGATGGAGTTCTCGCTGAACACTGTCAGGTAGGGGGCCGCATACCCTGCGGGCACGCCAGGCACCTCTGAGCTGTTTCCCCCTCTGTTCCACAGGGAACACCTTGTCCCCTGCCACAGCACAGTAACTACCATGCCCCACGCTAAGGTCCTTCCTCTGAAGACTCCCTGTCGCCCGGCCCAGCCTCCACATCAAATCAGAGATAACCCTGGACCACTCACCACATGCCTGGCTCAGTTCTAAACACGACATGCTTTTCCTGCCTTAATTTTCTAACAACTCTGAGCAAGTACTACTGTTATAATCCCTAATTTCCAGATGAGGGAATGGAACCCCTGGAGCCATGTGATGGTCAAGGTCAGGTCACTCAGCTGGTCCTGAGAGCTGCGATTTGGCCCTGGGCAGCTTGGGTGATATGCGGCACCCAACCTGCAGGCCCCACCCCAAAGAGCCATTGCTCACGAAGGACACTCTGCCCCTCTCTTCCAGCCCTTACCCATCATGCTAGTTACTTGTGCATGCACCAGACTGCCCCActgcctcattcattcattcattcactcttccACTCATTCCTCCAAGCCCATCGCCCCTGGAGTGTGCCACCCTGGGCTGGGGGCTTGATGTGGATGAGGAAACCAGCCCCGGCCCATTCTGTGGGACCCCAGTGCACCAAGCCAGTCATGAAGTGGAGGCGATGAGAGCCGTGACACAGGTCTGGACGGAGAGAGAGTggggcaaagagaaggaaaggaccAATGACGGGGAAGCAGGGCGGGGAGCACGAAGGCAATGGTGACCACAGCAATCGCAGCGGTTATCTTTGGAGCGCCTACCAGCTCCAGGCCCTGAGCTGACACTGGGGTGGTACCTAGTTAAGAGTTTGCCAGGTACAGGCCGgggccggtggctcacacctgtaatcccagcactttgggaggccgcgcgggaggattgcttgagttcaggagtttgagactccCAGCCTgcgcaatatggcgaaaccccatctctgaaaaaatacaaaaattaggctggacgcgttggctaacgcctgtaatcccagcactttgggaggccaaggcaggtggatcacttggtcaggagtttgagaccagcctggccaacatggtgaaaccccgtctccactaaaaatacaaaaattagctgggtgtggtggcgtgcacctgtagtcccagctactagggaggctgaggcaggagaatcacctgaacccgggaagcaaaggttgcagtgagccgagatcacaccactgcactccagcctggcgacagagtgagactcctctgtctcaaacaaaacaaaacaaaaattagccaggcgtgatggcacacacctgtgcccccagttactcgagagggtgaggtgggaggatcacttgaccccaggaggcggaggtggcagtgagtcgagattgtgccactgtactccagcctggtgacagacagagaccctgtctcaaaagaaaaaaaaagtttgctagaTAGAAACAAAAGGAGAGCGGCTCAGGCAGGAGAGGAGCATGAGCTCAGCCATGGAAAAGGAAGGTCCCCTGCAAGCCACAGAGGGTGGGACAGGGTGTTGTTGGGCTGGAGGATGCAAACTGGCACCAAAGGCCTCCAATGCCAGGCTCATGAGTTGAGGCGGGACCCTGTCTTCACCCACCCACTGAAGGTGCCTGGCCCCCCTGCCAAGCCCTCAGCAGGCCTTACCCCAGCCCATGGGCGCTGCTGGCCACAACAGCTCGTGGCCACGAGACTTGCGGCCTGCGCCATCCACGTAGATGCCAGCAGTGGTGAAGAGTAGCAGGAACTCGCTGAGGCTAAGCTCCACGGCACCCAGTGCCTCACCCAGGCCCCCGCGGGATGGTGGCAGCTCCTCAGGCACCAAACCGGCCCCCAGCGCCAACGGCGCAGCCTCGTTGAGCAGCGGGTAGAGTGCAAAGCCACCGGCGGCGCCCACACATAGCCGGTCGCCCAGCAGCCCCAGGCTctgcacagtggcaggtgcctgcagctCACGGATGCGGCGCTGCCAGGGCCCAGGGCCCGGGCCCAGCTGGTAGCAGAGCACCTGGCGCTTGACGGCTACACAGAGCACCGGGGTGCGGGCCTGCAGGATGCTTCCAGCTGCCAGCACCTGGCAGCCTCGAGACTCGGGGATCTTGGCACCTGCTACCTCTATGTTCTCCAGCTCCGCCAGGGCAAAGAGACGCACGCTGGGGCCGCGGCCACACAGCACGACCAGCAGGCCTGCACTGGGGCTCAAGGTCAGCTGCTGCACGCGCCGGCACTCCCCCACCTGGAAGATGTCTGCAGGGTTGGCGAGGGGAGAGTGTCACTGGCAGGTGGTTGAAGAGTGACCCATCCCCATCCTCCTCTGCCCGCTGGGGCTGCCCCTGCCCACGCCCACCCTAGCCCAGCTTTGATAGGTACCGTTGCTGCGCAGATGGATGACAAAGAGCCCCTCCTCGGTGCCAAGCGCAAGTCGATCCTGGTCTGgtagagggaggcagagggtCAGAGGTCAGCAGTCCCACTCAATGACACGGAGATTGGGCAGTCCACCTGCCCTGCTGTGCCTGTTTATCTTGAGGAAATGGGGGTGGCAATAATCCCGCTGTCCCTGCCTCACTGACCCTTCTCTCCCAGTCTGGACAGGCTTTTCCAGAGGGGTTGGGGTGAGGCCCATCATCTTGAGCTGTGGGATTTTGGGTAAGTCATGTCACCTCtcagagccttggtttccttatgtAAACTGGGGACAACGATGGTACTTCCTCACAGAGCAACTCTGAGGAAGCGAGGAAGTGATGCAGGGGAGGGTTCAGCAGAGCCCCTTGCTCAATAAATCCCCTCCCCTCTGGTTCCCGACTGCTCCAGGGACCCGCACAACCTCTCCTGTGTCTCCCGCCCTGAGAGCCGGGCCTGGCTCAGGGCCTCAGCTGCTGGGGAACGCCAAGGAGCTCTGTTTCATGCCTCTTTCCCAGCCTTAGTTACAGAAGAGCCCTGCTGAGCCCCAGGTTCAAGGCTGAGCACAAGTGAAGCTCTTCGCAGCTCCACCCAGGAGATGTTATGAGGCTCTGGGTGGTTCTACAGCAgctcccccagtcccccagctTGTAGTGAGACAGCCAGGACTGAACCTTCGTTTCTCTCTTTCTAAAGCCTTTgttccagctgggcacggtggcccatgcctataattccagcactttgggaggccaaggtgggtggatcacctgaggtcaggagttcgagaccagcctggccaacatgctgaaaccccgtctctactaaaaatacaaaaaatagccaggcgaggtggtgcatgcctgcaatcccagctactctggaggctgagacaggagaatcgcttgaatctgggaggcggaggttgcagtgagctgagattgcactgctgagctccagcctgggcgaccgagcgagactctgtctcaaaaaaagaaaaagaaaaaaaaaaagcctttgttCCTTCCACTTGCTTGAGATTCTTTTGGAAAaagcagaaactgaggcacagcgaAATGGAGTGGGGATAAGCCAGGCCCCCTACCTGGGGGCCCAGCCATGCACACAGGAGGCTGGAGCACATACGTGGTGCAAGGCAGTCTGTGTCTCGTGGCTGCAGGGAATGGGCAGTAGCAGTGGCCCTTGGGACTATTCCTAGACACCAGCACTCCCGCAGGCCTGAACTGCTTCCTCCAGTCCCCTCCACCAGCTCACCGAGGATGGCAGCGCAGAGCGTGTGAGGCAGCAGCGGCAGCCCGTTGTCGTAAGCCTCCTTGAGTGTGTACACGGGCCGGGGTCTTGGCCGCGCGTCCAGCAGCAGCCGCTGCAGCTCACCCAGCACCTGCAGCCAGCGTTCCCGCTCCCCCTCGCTCTCTGCCAGCAGCAGCACAGTGCACGTGGTGGGCGGCACTGCCAGCTGGGAGGTTGTCACCTGTGGGCAAGGACCCCAGCTGGAGGGCCGTGGACCAGAGCCAtctgtcctccctcccttcctgcctccagcAGCCGCTGTGCCCCGGGGGCCTAGCGTGCACTGTCAGCAGCAGGGAGTAGGCCAGACAGGCAAACAGACAACTCCAGAGCCATGCGACCAGCGCCATAATGGGGCAAGGACGGGCCTAGTGGGAACACAGAGGGACCCAAACCGGGGCCGGGAAGTGAAGGATGACTTCCCAGGAGACCAGACATTTCTGCTGAAGCCTGAGGGACGAGTAACTAACCAGGAGTAGTCAAGGTAGGTGAGGGGCTGGGCTCCAGTGCAGGGCCGGCAATTTCGTGCAAAGACAGATGTGAAGGACTGAGAATGTGGTGCACACAGGCACAGGGCGCCTTCAGAACTGGAGAGAGCAAGGTGTGACCAGAGCAGAGACAGGTGCCAAGGGAGAGGGCTGGGAGGCCTGCAGGGTCAGAGCCTTGGGGCCTCAAGGGCTAGGTCAGGAGCACCCCGAGCCCCGCAGACGATGGGAAGCCACAGCAGATCCTAAACGAGGTGAGACCGGGCCAGGTGCTCACGTGGAAAGCGTGCTGTGGTTGTGGGCTGGCCCAAGAGGGCAGTATGAAGTGGGGGGACAGTGGCCAGAGCTGGGACAGCATGGGGAGGTGGATGGTGGCTGCTCCATCTCATCCCAGGCACTCACCCTAAAGATGCGTGGCAGGTCCCTGGATTGGGCATGGATAACATCAGAGGCCAGGACAGGGGTAGCCGAGAACTGGGGGTCCCTGGGAGGTTCACAGAACAGGTCAGAAATCTCCCTGTCCCTGACTGCCCCCCTTACCACTAGTCCCTTGCCCCATGCCACTGCCCGGCACCTACCTCAGATCTAGGACCTGCAGGAGGGCCCCACTGGGCGGGCTGAGCCTCAGGTCAGGGGCGTCAAACAGCAGCAGGCGTGAGTCACTCAGGGCAGCAAACACGCGCTGCCAGCCCCGCCGGACACCTGAGGGCCGCGGCACCTGGCGGAAAGGCAAGCATGGGAGGGCTGCAGGGACCCTCAGCCCCCCATGCCCATCTTCCCCTCCCTCGGCCCCCACTCACCGACAGAAAGCCCTCATAGGCAGTGCCTGTGCCTGTTTCGGGGTGTACTCCCAGGGCTGTGCGGAGGAGGTCAGGGGGCACGGGGCAGGGTGGGGCCTGTGGGGCACAGGTTGTGTGACAAAAGTAGCCGCAGGCTGTGGGGAAAGTGGAGAAGGTGGATGAGGTGAGGCTGGGAGGGGACAGCCCCAAACCAGGACGGGGGCATGTCCAGAGCCAGCTTCCCTGAAGCCACGGTGGCACCCGAACTGTCCCCAATTCCTCATCAAGtgagaaaaggaacaaagctgagCAGGAGGAAATTTGACCAGCAGGTGCCAGTGACCCTGGGATGGGAGAAACAGCCTGGGTATGCCAGGGCCACACACCTGGGACCGTGGCTGGAGCATAGTGGGTGGGGACTCTCACCATCACAACCCAGGCCCTGGCGGCCCAGGCCCAGCATCAGCGAGGTGCAGCGGAGACACTTGGTCGGGGATGGGAAGCTCCGGGGGCGCAGCGTGTGTGAGCCgggctggggagggggacagCCATTACCCAAGGCCTCCCAGGGCCCCATGCCCCATCCCTGAGGGGTCAGGAAAGACAAGGGGCTGAGCCAGGCAACAGTGACCTCCGAGTCCCAGCCAATCTATGGCGGCAGGCAAGCTCATCGCCACCACCTCCACCCCAATTGTGCCTGCTAGCCACGATGCACGTGGAGTGTCCCCACAGTGCCCATTCAGCCTGGCAGAACTGCTTGGTGCCCCCACCCTGCTTGCCCCTCTGGGCACTGACCTTAGCAGGAAGACCTTCTGTAGAGGCTGTGTTGGCAGTGGGTGCTCTGGGGAACACAGCCTGCAGGAGGGCGGGGGAGCAGGTGAGACGGGCAAGGGCGGGGCCCAGGCCCCCTACGATGGACCCACCTGTCCTCACCCCCATGCGCAGGCTGCGTCGGCCCTCCGGCCTCAGATCTGGCTCTCCTCCATGCCTTGTGGCCTCTCCTGAGATGCCAGGGTCCTTGGCAGAATCCTtctgggggtgggagagagaggagcAAAGTCAAGGTCCCTGTGCCTCTCCCAGAACTTCTCCCCAACAAGCCCCTTGGCCTGGTCCTTACCTCTGAGCTCCGGAAGGACAGGAAGGGAATCAGGGAGTTTGAGGGCTTGGTGTCTGCAAAGAAAGGGTGGGTCACTGGCCTGGGGTCCCTGGCCTGAGGAACTAGGGTCCAGGAGGGGCCTCAGTTCCCACCTCAGTAAAATGGGAAATGACCacagggtggggcagggctgggcacagcaggCACTCCAGAAGTGCTGGTCACAGATGATGGAGTAAGCGGCAGAGTCCAGGAACAGACTCCTGTCTCCACCACCCTGCCAGGCCATCGTGGAGCCCCCTTGGCAAGTGGGAGGCCGCGGGGGAGCCTGGCTCCGGGGCAAGCAGTTGGCAGCCACTCACCCACTGGCCCTCGGGCCCGCAGCTCCTCCCGCAGCATGGCGAGCTCCTGTTGCAGGGCCTGGCTCTGCTTCTCGGCCTCCTGCAGACGGCTGGGGAGAATGGCAAGGGCTCGCCACTGGCCTCTGTGCGGGCCCTGGCCCCCAGTGCCTGCCCCTAGCCTCACCGCTCAGCCTGCAGCTGGGCCTCCTGCACCTGTGTCAGCCGCTCCTGCAGGCCCTGCTTGGCGCGGATCTCGGCCTCCAGCGCTGACTGCAGCTCCAGCCTGGCCGAGGCCTCCATCTTCTGCAGTCGCCGCGCCTTCCACTGGTGGTCCTGGTGGCCACGGAGCACCCGTATAAGATGCTTTCTAGGCCTGGCTGCCTCAGGGACCCCCTGCTACCAGAGCATCCTGCTACCCATGCCACCCAGCCAGGCTCAAAGCTCCAGCTCAGCCAATGACCCACTGTGAGCTCAGGGAAATCACTATCTCTCATGAGCTTGGTGTCCCCACCTCCAGTAGTGACCTTCAGTAGCAGGGATGCTGAGCTCACGGAAggtcagtgacttgcccaagccAGCCCCCAGGGGCATCTCTGGGGCTCACCAGTGGCCGGGCAGGGAGCGTCTGGGTGCCTACGTTCCTCAAGGACTCCAGCTCCTCTGCCATCTTGGTGGCCAGGGCCTGCAGGTAGCCTCTTGAGACCTTCTCATCATTCACCCTGAATGGGAAGGGGCTCAGGGTCATGGGCTGGGCCCTCAGTCTCGCCTGCGTTCCCCACCCCGACCCACCCCTGGCACCCACCAGCTGAGGATGTCGGCGAGCTGGGCCTCCCAGTTGCTCTCCGTCTCCCGCCGCTCACCCTCCAGCCGCTGCTTGCTCTCCTGCTCCTGGGCCAGCTCTGCTTCTAGCTGGGGCCGGCCAGAGGAAAGGTCAGCCCCAGGCCCCAGCAGTCCTGGGACTGCCGTCTCCCTGTAGGTACCCCAGCACCCCGAGCCCCGTCCATGTCCACCCTGCTCACTGGCTGCAGCTTGCCCACCCCTCAACTGGCTCCCCATTGCCTTGTCCGTCTGTTGTACCCTCCGTCTGTTGTACCCTGCTCACCCGCTCCTGCTCCCGGCTCAGCCTCCGGTTTTCCTCCTGCAGCTGGCACAGAGCCTCCTCCTTACCACTCGGCCTGGGGAGGAGAAGGCCAAGGCCGTGACTCACCGCCCAGGCCAGGCCCGGCCCCTCCCTGCCACCAGCTGCCTGGCTCACCTGTGGCTGTGGGCCTGCTCCAGCTGCTCTCGCAGGGCGGCCACCTCCTTCCTCAGTTGGGCCTCCTGAGGCCCACCCTCAGGGGGTCCCATCCCGTTGGTCTCAGAGGCTGTGTGGATGGTCTTGGGGACATGGAGGGGGTCAGGGCAGAGACCCAAGATGCCATGGCCCACCCACCTGGGACACAGGCCTGGCCCTGAGGCTCTGAGTGGGGTCAGGCTGGTGGGGAAGCACCTCTTGCCAAGGGGGAGGACTTGACTACCTTGGCCTGGGACGACTCCTCAAGGCGTTGCTCCCACTGTCCCTGCAGCTGCGTCACCTGCCGGCTCAGGGAGGACACCTGGGCCTCCAGCTGTGAGGGGTGCAGAGGCAGGCCACTGCCAACTCTGCCCTCGGCAGCCCCTCTGCCCACCTTACCATGGACTCCAGACCTGCCAGCCACAGTGGACATGAGGAGGCATGGACTCCCAGACTGCCCCGTCCCAGCCACCATCCCCTGGCCTAGCCTCTGCCAGCTACAACCGGGAGGCAGCATCTCCCACCAAGCTCCCCATGCTCCCTCCAGGCACACTGGGGGCAGGGCCCAGGTGCtgtccctacccaccctggtcaCTCACCTCCCTCTGGGCAGCCCGGGCTTCCTCCAGCTGGGAGCTCAGGGCCCGGGTCTGGCTAGCTGTGGCCGCCTCTCTCTCCTGGGCCTCCTGTAGCCTCTGAAGCAGCTCCTCCTGCTGCCCCTGGGCCCTGCAGAGCTCCTGCTCCTGAGCCTGCAGCCCTGCCCGACCCTCGGCCAGCTCctgaggaggcaggggagggagcgGGGAAGGACAAGGCCCAGAGTCAGGCACGAACCGTCCATGGAGCCCAGGGCCACTCACCCACCTCacccacctcacccagccctcacccacctcacccagccctcaCCCGGTGAAGTCGGTCAAGCTCCTGCCGTAGGTCACTGTCCTGACCTGGGCTACCAGCTGGGGGCCCATCCGTCTGGGACAATGAGGCCTTGTCCCTCAGCATCTCTGCCAGGAAGAGTCACTGAGACCTCGAGTGCTGGCGGCCCCAGCCTCTCAGCCCAGGAGCAAGTCTCCTTGGCCTGTTTCCCACACGCGGGCTCAGAGAGTATAAAATGCTCTCCCAGGATCATACAGCTtgtccagggcagggcaggacccGAGCCCAGGTGGGACTCAGccctggggggggggggggggtgggcgGAAGGGATACCTGGCAGCCTGTCCCGCAGAGTCTGCACTTCCTTCCGTAGCTGCTCCAGCTCCCGATGGTCTGTGGGGGCGTGCAGGGCCTCTGGAGGGGAGGTGGTACCCACAGGTGAGTCCACTCCTCCATTCCCGCAGCAGCAGCCCCTAGGGCCAGCACACCCAGGCCCGGCCCAGCCGCTCCCAGTACCTTGGTGCTTCCTGCTCAGCTCCACCTTCTCCTGCTCCAGACACTGGAGCTTCCGCTCCAGGGCAGCCCAAGCCTCAGAGCTGCTCTCAGGACTGTGACTGTAGGGGGACAGGGGCCATGTTTGTTGGTAGAAACCTCACCCCACAGAGTCTCC from Homo sapiens chromosome 11, GRCh38.p14 Primary Assembly encodes:
- the CDC42BPG gene encoding serine/threonine-protein kinase MRCK gamma isoform X6 yields the protein MERRLRALEQLARGEAGGCPGLDGLLDLLLALHHELSSGPLRRERSVAQFLSWASPFVSKVKELRLQRDDFEILKVIGRGAFGEVTVVRQRDTGQIFAMKMLHKWEMLKRAETACFREERDVLVKGDSRWVTTLHYAFQDEEYLYLVMDYYAGGDLLTLLSRFEDRLPPELAQFYLAEMVLAIHSLHQLGYVHRDVKPDNVLLDVNGHIRLADFGSCLRLNTNGMVDSSVAVGTPDYISPEILQAMEEGKGHYGPQCDWWSLGVCAYELLFGETPFYAESLVETYGKIMNHEDHLQFPPDVPDVPASAQDLIRQLLCRQEERLGRGGLDDFRNHPFFEGVDWERLASSTAPYIPELRGPMDTSNFDVDDDTLNHPGTLPPPSHGAFSGHHLPFVGFTYTSGSHSPESSSEAWAALERKLQCLEQEKVELSRKHQEALHAPTDHRELEQLRKEVQTLRDRLPEMLRDKASLSQTDGPPAGSPGQDSDLRQELDRLHRELAEGRAGLQAQEQELCRAQGQQEELLQRLQEAQEREAATASQTRALSSQLEEARAAQRELEAQVSSLSRQVTQLQGQWEQRLEESSQAKTIHTASETNGMGPPEGGPQEAQLRKEVAALREQLEQAHSHRPSGKEEALCQLQEENRRLSREQERLEAELAQEQESKQRLEGERRETESNWEAQLADILSWVNDEKVSRGYLQALATKMAEELESLRNVGTQTLPARPLDHQWKARRLQKMEASARLELQSALEAEIRAKQGLQERLTQVQEAQLQAERRLQEAEKQSQALQQELAMLREELRARGPVDTKPSNSLIPFLSFRSSEKDSAKDPGISGEATRHGGEPDLRPEGRRSLRMGAVFPRAPTANTASTEGLPAKPGSHTLRPRSFPSPTKCLRCTSLMLGLGRQGLGCDACGYFCHTTCAPQAPPCPVPPDLLRTALGVHPETGTGTAYEGFLSVPRPSGVRRGWQRVFAALSDSRLLLFDAPDLRLSPPSGALLQVLDLRDPQFSATPVLASDVIHAQSRDLPRIFRVTTSQLAVPPTTCTVLLLAESEGERERWLQVLGELQRLLLDARPRPRPVYTLKEAYDNGLPLLPHTLCAAILDQDRLALGTEEGLFVIHLRSNDIFQVGECRRVQQLTLSPSAGLLVVLCGRGPSVRLFALAELENIEVAGAKIPESRGCQVLAAGSILQARTPVLCVAVKRQVLCYQLGPGPGPWQRRIRELQAPATVQSLGLLGDRLCVGAAGGFALYPLLNEAAPLALGAGLVPEELPPSRGGLGEALGAVELSLSEFLLLFTTAGIYVDGAGRKSRGHELLWPAAPMGWGAAPQSRGLPVPLRHREGPPDLPQEPAGREGRVRHPGPHRQQPAPAVPHQEQAPLLFPRVGGAAEAAAQGDAEGPFCALQAHLAAYQLQPPSTRGPCQRAARRQGQVPGSRREGPSCPRLRPTAAPQLLRGVAAPSLHGQRRPRWRRRPHEEETLDIPVQRVCVLPPGIAEPCNLPNAGLRTAPKPPPIP
- the CDC42BPG gene encoding serine/threonine-protein kinase MRCK gamma → MERRLRALEQLARGEAGGCPGLDGLLDLLLALHHELSSGPLRRERSVAQFLSWASPFVSKVKELRLQRDDFEILKVIGRGAFGEVTVVRQRDTGQIFAMKMLHKWEMLKRAETACFREERDVLVKGDSRWVTTLHYAFQDEEYLYLVMDYYAGGDLLTLLSRFEDRLPPELAQFYLAEMVLAIHSLHQLGYVHRDVKPDNVLLDVNGHIRLADFGSCLRLNTNGMVDSSVAVGTPDYISPEILQAMEEGKGHYGPQCDWWSLGVCAYELLFGETPFYAESLVETYGKIMNHEDHLQFPPDVPDVPASAQDLIRQLLCRQEERLGRGGLDDFRNHPFFEGVDWERLASSTAPYIPELRGPMDTSNFDVDDDTLNHPGTLPPPSHGAFSGHHLPFVGFTYTSGSHSPESSSEAWAALERKLQCLEQEKVELSRKHQEALHAPTDHRELEQLRKEVQTLRDRLPEMLRDKASLSQTDGPPAGSPGQDSDLRQELDRLHRELAEGRAGLQAQEQELCRAQGQQEELLQRLQEAQEREAATASQTRALSSQLEEARAAQRELEAQVSSLSRQVTQLQGQWEQRLEESSQAKTIHTASETNGMGPPEGGPQEAQLRKEVAALREQLEQAHSHRPSGKEEALCQLQEENRRLSREQERLEAELAQEQESKQRLEGERRETESNWEAQLADILSWVNDEKVSRGYLQALATKMAEELESLRNVGTQTLPARPLDHQWKARRLQKMEASARLELQSALEAEIRAKQGLQERLTQVQEAQLQAERRLQEAEKQSQALQQELAMLREELRARGPVDTKPSNSLIPFLSFRSSEKDSAKDPGISGEATRHGGEPDLRPEGRRSLRMGAVFPRAPTANTASTEGLPAKPGSHTLRPRSFPSPTKCLRCTSLMLGLGRQGLGCDACGYFCHTTCAPQAPPCPVPPDLLRTALGVHPETGTGTAYEGFLSVPRPSGVRRGWQRVFAALSDSRLLLFDAPDLRLSPPSGALLQVLDLRDPQFSATPVLASDVIHAQSRDLPRIFRVTTSQLAVPPTTCTVLLLAESEGERERWLQVLGELQRLLLDARPRPRPVYTLKEAYDNGLPLLPHTLCAAILDQDRLALGTEEGLFVIHLRSNDIFQVGECRRVQQLTLSPSAGLLVVLCGRGPSVRLFALAELENIEVAGAKIPESRGCQVLAAGSILQARTPVLCVAVKRQVLCYQLGPGPGPWQRRIRELQAPATVQSLGLLGDRLCVGAAGGFALYPLLNEAAPLALGAGLVPEELPPSRGGLGEALGAVELSLSEFLLLFTTAGIYVDGAGRKSRGHELLWPAAPMGWGYAAPYLTVFSENSIDVFDVRRAEWVQTVPLKKVRPLNPEGSLFLYGTEKVRLTYLRNQLAEKDEFDIPDLTDNSRRQLFRTKSKRRFFFRVSEEQQKQQRREMLKDPFVRSKLISPPTNFNHLVHVGPANGRPGARDKSPAPEEKGRVARGSGPQRPHSFSEALRRPASMGSEGLGGDADPMKRKPWTSLSSESVSCPQGSLSPATSLMQVSERPRSLPLSPELESSP